Proteins encoded within one genomic window of Argiope bruennichi chromosome 7, qqArgBrue1.1, whole genome shotgun sequence:
- the LOC129976620 gene encoding 2-oxoisovalerate dehydrogenase subunit alpha, mitochondrial-like, producing the protein MMAAIIRSLPSICFKYPKYNSSFLKTVSKSTNFQETCFRSESTTQQIPKLEEFDKPQFPGSQSRWTEKLEFVRGDIYDGIPVYRVMNRDGNIIDPSHDPKLSQEMITRLYKGMTLLNTMDRILYESQRQGRISFYMTSFGEEGTHFGSAAALDPQDMIYGQYRETGVLMYRGYTLDQFVNQCYGNKNDIGKGRQMPVHYGIKALNFVSISSPLATQMPQAVGSAYALKRSQTGLCVICYFGEGASSEGDAHAALNFAATLSCPIIFFCRNNGYAISTPTHEQYKGDGIAARGPAYGIPSIRVDGNDILAVYNVTKAARQLAVEESKPVLIEAMTYRIGHHSTSDDSSAYRSVDEVRFWHQKDHPISRLRKYMENQKWWDENKEKAWKEETKKQVMQTVVKAEKLKRAPIDEMLKDVYDEMPPHLKEQLDAVKAHVEQYHEHYPVDNYEKA; encoded by the exons atgatgGCAGCTATTATTCGATCTTTACCatccatttgttttaaatatccaaaatacAACTCGTCATTTTTAAAGACCGtttcaaaatctacaaattttcagGAAACATGTTTTAGG tCTGAAAGTACAACTCAGCAGATTCCAAAATTAGAAGAATTCGACAAACCCCAATTTCCTGGCTCTCAATCTCGATGGACTGAAAAACTGGAATTTGTTCGAGGAGATATTTACGATGGAATTCCAGTTTACAGAGTTATGAATCGAGATGGCAATATCATTGATCCATCCCATGAtccaaaa CTTAGTCAAGAAATGATCACCAGACTTTACAAGGGCATGACGTTGTTAAATACAATGGatagaattttatatgaatctcAAAGACAAGGTAGAATTTCTTTCTACATGACAAGCTTTGGTGAAGAAGGAACACATTTTGGCAGTGCTGCTGCTTTAGATCCTCAAGATATGATTTATGGGCAATATCGAGAAACTG GTGTTTTAATGTATAGGGGTTATACATTAGACCAGTTTGTTAATCAGTGTTATGGAAACAAAAATGATATTGGCAAAGGACGCCAGATGCCAGTTCATTATGGAATCAAGGCTTTGAATTTTGTATCAATATCATCCCCTTTGGCTACCCAAATGCCTCAAG ctgttgGGTCCGCTTATGCTTTAAAAAGATCCCAAACAGGACTCTGTGTCATATGCTATTTTGGTGAAGGAGCTTCCAGTGAAGGAGATGCTCATGCAGCACTGAATTTTGCAGCTACCCTTAGCTGCCCAATTATTTTCTTCTG CCGTAACAATGGATATGCTATATCTACACCTACACATGAGCAATACAAGGGTGATggaattg CTGCTAGAGGCCCTGCCTATGGTATCCCTTCTATTAGAGTTGATGGAAATGATATTTTAGCTGTTTACAATGTCACAAAAGCTGCTCGTCAATTAGCTGTTGAGGAATCAAAACCAGTATTGATAGAAGCTATGACTTACAG AATTGGCCATCACAGCACTTCTGATGATAGTAGTGCTTACAGATCAGTTGATGAAGTGAGATTTTGGCATCAAAAGGATCATCCCATATCACGTTTGAGGAAATATATGGAAAATCAGAAATGGTGggatgaaaataaggaaaaagctTGGAAAGAAGAGACTaaaaaacaa GTTATGCAAACTGTGGTTAAAGCAGAAAAATTGAAAAGGGCTCCTATTGATGAAATGCTAAAAGATGTCTATGATGAGATGCCACCTCATTTGAAGGAACAATTGGATGCTGTCAAAGCTCATGTGGAACAATATCATGAACATTATCCTGTGGATAATTATGAAAAAGCCTAA